The following coding sequences are from one Clostridioides difficile ATCC 9689 = DSM 1296 window:
- a CDS encoding XRE family transcriptional regulator has product MNLKDFNGKRLKSARIFRAKTIEQLSKETKINKKDLKAFEENKYVPNIENTLKLSNILNFPKEYFYKNENINIVVEDSHFNPQSKLPRVEEISYREKIIIIHKIYSFMENYIKFPKENLPNRKVMSDININDIESLAYKTREFWDLNSTPIVNMVSLLESKGIIISGMNVDRKGATIFTQKQRISKESKYLISLGNDKKSASIRNYTLACELGYIISSELRIPSKQFSEDEYACAFLLPKESFLKDLTHPEDLDYYVELKKKWIVPISAMIFRAYNLEKINYKKYNYLMNEMDKKGWLIEEPLDKMKGSSPTYLKRAVELLIENKIMSVNSIVSSLEEFGINLYPEDLELLMGLKKGLLSQEVNKKSKVIKFDGKK; this is encoded by the coding sequence ATGAATTTAAAAGACTTTAATGGAAAGAGATTAAAATCAGCTAGAATTTTTAGAGCAAAGACGATAGAACAGTTGTCTAAAGAAACTAAAATAAATAAAAAAGATTTAAAAGCTTTTGAGGAAAATAAGTATGTACCAAATATAGAAAATACATTAAAATTATCTAATATATTAAATTTTCCAAAAGAGTATTTTTATAAAAATGAAAATATAAATATCGTTGTAGAGGATAGCCACTTTAACCCTCAATCTAAACTACCTAGAGTAGAAGAGATTTCTTATAGAGAAAAAATAATTATAATACATAAAATATATTCATTTATGGAGAATTATATTAAGTTTCCAAAAGAAAACTTGCCAAATAGAAAAGTAATGTCAGATATTAATATAAATGATATAGAATCTCTTGCATATAAGACTAGAGAGTTTTGGGATTTAAATAGTACTCCAATAGTAAATATGGTAAGTTTGTTAGAGTCTAAAGGGATTATAATATCAGGTATGAATGTAGATAGAAAAGGGGCAACTATCTTTACTCAAAAACAGAGAATTAGTAAAGAATCTAAATATCTAATATCTCTGGGTAATGACAAAAAGTCAGCATCAATTAGAAATTATACTTTGGCATGTGAGCTTGGATATATAATATCAAGTGAATTAAGAATACCAAGTAAGCAATTTTCAGAAGATGAGTATGCCTGTGCATTTTTATTGCCAAAAGAGAGTTTTTTAAAAGATTTGACTCATCCAGAAGATTTAGATTATTATGTAGAACTAAAGAAAAAATGGATTGTACCTATATCTGCTATGATTTTTAGAGCATATAATCTAGAAAAGATAAATTACAAAAAATACAATTATCTTATGAATGAAATGGATAAAAAAGGCTGGTTGATAGAAGAACCACTAGACAAAATGAAAGGTTCAAGCCCAACGTATTTAAAAAGAGCAGTTGAATTATTGATAGAAAATAAAATAATGAGTGTAAATAGTATAGTATCAAGTTTAGAGGAATTTGGAATAAATCTTTATCCAGAAGACTTAGAATTATTGATGGGATTGAAAAAAGGATTGTTATCTCAAGAGGTAAATAAAAAAAGTAAAGTTATAAAATTTGATGGTAAAAAATAG
- the msrA gene encoding peptide-methionine (S)-S-oxide reductase MsrA, protein MIKLATFAGGCFWCMVKPFDKYDGVIKVVSGYTGGHVENPTYQEVCSGTTGHLEAIQITYDDDIISYDELLNIFWKQINPTDDGGQFGDRGTQYKTAIFYHDEEQKNIALESREHLENSKIFDSKIVTDIIPATKFYEAEENHQDYYKKRPLNYNMYYKGSGRYNFVKSHWDGNNINREELKKTLTPIQFEVTQNDMTEVPFENEYYDNNKEGIYVDIVSGEVLFSSKDKFDSGCGWPSFSKPVIDKSIIERSDFSQGMYRVEVRSAKGNSHLGHVFDDGPKELGGLRYCINSASLKFIPRENMEALGYGEYLKLFE, encoded by the coding sequence ATGATAAAACTTGCTACTTTTGCAGGTGGATGTTTTTGGTGTATGGTAAAACCTTTTGATAAGTATGATGGAGTTATTAAAGTAGTTTCTGGATATACAGGTGGTCATGTTGAAAACCCTACATATCAAGAGGTATGTTCAGGAACTACTGGTCATTTAGAAGCAATTCAAATAACATATGATGATGATATAATAAGTTATGATGAACTTCTAAATATCTTCTGGAAACAGATTAATCCTACAGATGATGGTGGACAATTTGGTGATAGGGGAACTCAATATAAGACTGCTATATTTTATCATGATGAAGAACAAAAAAATATAGCTTTAGAGTCAAGAGAACATCTGGAAAATAGTAAAATATTTGATAGTAAAATAGTGACTGATATAATTCCAGCAACTAAATTCTACGAAGCAGAAGAAAATCATCAGGATTATTATAAAAAAAGACCATTAAACTACAATATGTATTATAAAGGGTCTGGAAGATATAATTTTGTAAAAAGTCATTGGGATGGAAACAATATAAATAGGGAAGAGTTAAAAAAGACTTTAACTCCTATACAATTTGAAGTTACTCAAAATGATATGACAGAAGTACCTTTTGAAAATGAATATTATGATAATAACAAAGAGGGAATTTATGTTGATATTGTAAGTGGAGAAGTGTTATTTTCTTCAAAAGATAAATTTGATTCTGGATGTGGGTGGCCAAGTTTTTCAAAGCCAGTTATAGATAAATCTATCATTGAGAGAAGTGATTTCTCACAAGGTATGTACAGAGTTGAAGTAAGAAGTGCTAAAGGAAATTCTCATTTAGGTCATGTATTTGATGATGGTCCAAAAGAACTTGGAGGTTTAAGATATTGTATAAATTCTGCTTCTCTTAAATTTATACCAAGAGAAAATATGGAAGCTTTAGGATATGGAGAATATTTAAAACTTTTTGAGTAA
- a CDS encoding patatin-like phospholipase family protein, whose translation MKNSNFNILAFDGGGLKGALSISILERIVKEYPNLLNNINMFGGTSTGSLIALGLAYGVSPKEIKELYSIENSKYIFNKSYAEILRPKYENKNLKEVLLSIFPEELELKDLNKLVMIPSFYIGNEENAWKPVFYNNMPNSFTKTSKVVDVAMASSAAPVFFPTYNRHVDGGIIATDPSLACIIHAIDSGFRLKNTRLFSIGTGYVYNSIKADTTEWGAIDWIINKEPDLPIISITLEGNSQMSQLFSQKLLGDNYYRLNPKMEKDVAMDDCDALEYLMSLGENCDIKDAFGWIKKKSFYRN comes from the coding sequence ATGAAAAATTCTAATTTTAATATATTGGCATTTGATGGTGGTGGATTAAAAGGGGCATTGAGTATATCCATACTTGAGAGGATAGTAAAAGAGTATCCAAATCTATTAAACAATATAAATATGTTTGGAGGTACATCTACAGGGAGTCTAATTGCACTAGGGCTTGCGTATGGTGTAAGCCCTAAAGAGATAAAAGAACTTTACTCAATTGAAAATTCAAAGTATATTTTTAATAAAAGTTATGCAGAAATACTCAGACCAAAGTATGAAAACAAAAACTTAAAAGAAGTTTTATTAAGTATATTTCCAGAGGAACTAGAATTAAAAGATTTAAATAAATTAGTAATGATACCAAGTTTTTATATAGGAAATGAGGAAAATGCATGGAAACCAGTATTTTATAACAATATGCCAAATTCTTTTACAAAGACTAGCAAAGTTGTAGATGTAGCAATGGCAAGTAGTGCTGCTCCGGTATTTTTTCCAACATATAATCGTCATGTTGATGGAGGAATAATAGCAACTGACCCGAGTTTAGCGTGTATAATTCATGCCATTGATAGTGGATTTAGACTTAAGAATACAAGACTTTTTTCAATAGGGACTGGATATGTATATAACAGTATAAAGGCAGATACTACCGAATGGGGAGCTATTGACTGGATAATTAATAAAGAACCTGATTTACCAATTATATCTATTACCTTAGAAGGAAATTCTCAAATGAGTCAGTTATTTTCTCAAAAACTTCTTGGAGATAATTACTATAGATTAAATCCTAAGATGGAAAAAGATGTAGCTATGGATGATTGTGATGCATTAGAATATCTAATGTCTTTAGGAGAAAATTGTGATATAAAAGATGCTTTTGGATGGATAAAGAAAAAGAGCTTTTATAGAAATTAG
- the hcp gene encoding hydroxylamine reductase has product MEKMFCFQCEQTAGGKGCTINGVCGKKGGTANLQDELTGVLIGLSRATIGNKNRPTSETDKIMIEGLFTTITNVSFDDEAIKRQIEKTEVEKSKLVPRCSDCSTTCNRNDNYDMKDLWNDNEDIRSLKSLILFGLRGMAAYAYHAMVLGYTDKDVNEFFYEGLIAVGGDLSIDELLGLVMKTGEINLKCMELLDRANTETYGTPEPTQVSMKIEKGPFIVVTGHDLYDLHKLLEQTKDKGINIYTHGELLPAHAYPKLKEYKHLKGNFGTAWQNQQKEFDNIPAPILFTTNCLMPVKDSYRDRVFTTEVVAYPGMVHIDEDKDFSSVIEKALELGGYREDVHMTGINGGDTLTTGFARGTVSSVQDKVVDAVKSGAIRHFLLVGGCDGAKPGRNYYTEFVKQAPKDTVILTLACGKYRFNDLDLGDIGGLPRLMDMGQCNDAYSAIKVAVSLANAFECGVNDLPLSMVLSWYEQKAVCILLTLLHLGIKNIYIGPSLPAFLSKNVLDILVDKFALTPISTPEEDMKKILG; this is encoded by the coding sequence ATGGAAAAAATGTTTTGTTTTCAATGTGAACAAACAGCAGGAGGTAAAGGTTGTACTATAAATGGTGTCTGTGGTAAAAAGGGGGGTACAGCTAACTTACAAGACGAACTTACAGGAGTGTTGATTGGTCTTTCAAGAGCAACTATTGGAAATAAGAATAGACCAACAAGTGAAACAGATAAAATTATGATAGAGGGGCTATTCACTACTATAACGAATGTAAGTTTTGATGATGAAGCTATAAAAAGACAAATTGAAAAAACTGAGGTAGAAAAAAGTAAGCTTGTACCTAGATGTTCAGATTGTTCAACAACTTGTAATAGAAATGATAACTATGATATGAAGGATTTATGGAATGATAATGAGGACATACGTTCATTAAAATCATTAATCTTATTTGGATTAAGAGGTATGGCTGCCTATGCATATCATGCAATGGTACTTGGTTATACAGACAAAGACGTAAATGAATTTTTCTATGAAGGATTAATAGCAGTTGGAGGAGACTTGTCTATTGACGAACTTTTAGGTCTAGTTATGAAAACTGGAGAAATAAACTTAAAATGTATGGAATTGCTTGATAGAGCAAATACTGAAACTTATGGAACACCAGAACCGACTCAGGTATCTATGAAAATCGAGAAAGGGCCATTTATTGTAGTTACAGGACATGACCTTTATGATTTACACAAATTATTAGAACAAACGAAAGATAAGGGTATAAATATATATACTCATGGTGAGTTATTACCAGCACATGCATATCCAAAACTAAAAGAATATAAACATCTAAAAGGTAATTTTGGTACAGCATGGCAAAACCAGCAAAAAGAATTTGATAATATTCCTGCTCCAATATTATTTACAACAAACTGTTTAATGCCTGTTAAAGATAGTTATAGAGATAGAGTATTTACTACAGAAGTAGTTGCTTATCCAGGTATGGTTCATATTGATGAAGATAAAGATTTTTCTAGTGTAATAGAAAAAGCTCTTGAACTTGGAGGATATAGAGAAGATGTTCATATGACTGGTATTAATGGAGGAGATACATTAACTACTGGTTTTGCAAGAGGTACAGTTTCATCTGTACAAGATAAAGTAGTAGATGCTGTAAAGAGTGGAGCTATAAGACACTTTTTATTGGTTGGAGGTTGTGATGGTGCAAAACCTGGAAGAAATTATTACACTGAATTTGTAAAACAAGCTCCTAAAGACACTGTTATATTGACACTTGCATGTGGAAAATATAGATTTAATGATTTAGACCTTGGGGATATAGGTGGCTTACCTCGTTTAATGGATATGGGACAATGTAATGATGCTTATAGTGCAATTAAAGTGGCAGTTTCATTGGCAAATGCTTTTGAATGTGGAGTAAATGATTTGCCTCTTAGCATGGTACTGTCATGGTATGAGCAGAAAGCTGTTTGTATACTTCTTACACTACTTCATTTAGGTATCAAAAATATCTATATAGGGCCTTCTTTGCCAGCATTCTTATCTAAGAATGTATTAGATATATTGGTTGATAAATTTGCATTGACACCTATATCTACTCCTGAAGAAGATATGAAGAAGATTTTAGGATAA
- a CDS encoding ATP-binding protein, translating into MMRKIIKIDEEKCNGCGLCVEACHEEAIGMVNGKAKLLRDDYCDGLGDCLPTCPTNAISFEYREAAEYDEAAVKANMEAKKAQKKTLACGCPGSQSKSINREVSNSTSISNDIVEIKGSQLNQWPVQIKLVPTNASYLKNASLLIAADCTAYAYGNFHNKFMKNKVTLIGCPKLDEVDYAEKLTEILKENDIKNIVVTRMEVPCCGGIVNAVKTALQNSGKMIPWQIVTISVDGKIVDGEI; encoded by the coding sequence ATGATGAGAAAAATAATTAAAATTGATGAGGAAAAGTGTAATGGTTGTGGACTATGTGTTGAAGCTTGTCATGAAGAAGCTATAGGAATGGTAAATGGAAAAGCAAAACTTTTAAGAGATGACTATTGTGATGGGCTGGGAGATTGTCTGCCAACTTGTCCAACAAATGCGATTTCATTTGAGTATAGAGAAGCAGCAGAATATGATGAAGCTGCAGTAAAAGCAAATATGGAAGCAAAGAAAGCACAAAAGAAAACTTTAGCATGTGGATGTCCAGGTTCTCAGTCTAAGTCAATAAATAGAGAGGTTTCAAATAGTACGTCTATAAGCAATGATATAGTAGAGATAAAAGGTTCTCAACTTAATCAATGGCCAGTACAAATAAAATTAGTACCAACTAATGCATCATATTTAAAGAATGCAAGTCTTTTAATAGCAGCAGACTGTACAGCGTATGCATATGGAAATTTTCATAATAAATTTATGAAAAATAAGGTTACATTAATCGGATGCCCTAAACTTGATGAAGTTGACTATGCTGAAAAACTTACAGAGATTTTAAAAGAAAATGATATTAAAAATATAGTAGTAACACGTATGGAAGTTCCTTGCTGTGGTGGTATAGTAAATGCTGTTAAGACAGCTCTACAAAATAGTGGAAAAATGATACCATGGCAAATAGTTACTATATCTGTAGATGGAAAAATTGTAGATGGAGAAATTTAA
- a CDS encoding Crp/Fnr family transcriptional regulator, with translation MQQGSDYLKKFLEKHIDLLKKIPLFEGIKSDELEEMLECLGVVDKTYPKDSIIFSVGSEVTSIGIMLKGSAHIIKEDIEGNRNIVAELLPGDLFGEVFACTRLHKSNVTVTTTSSCEVLFIKFKSVTGICSSACVFHNRLVENMLQLIAEKNILLHNKIELLSRKTTREKLLMYFSKQIEQTGSHQFTIPFSRNEMADFLCVDRSSMSRELGKMRDEGLLSFNKNKFEIFYFKK, from the coding sequence ATGCAACAAGGAAGTGATTATTTGAAAAAATTTTTAGAAAAGCATATAGACCTACTTAAAAAAATTCCTCTATTTGAAGGAATTAAAAGTGATGAACTTGAAGAAATGTTGGAATGTTTAGGTGTTGTAGATAAGACTTACCCAAAAGATAGTATAATATTCTCTGTTGGAAGTGAAGTTACTTCTATTGGAATTATGCTTAAAGGAAGTGCTCATATAATAAAGGAAGATATCGAAGGGAATAGGAATATTGTAGCTGAACTCTTGCCTGGAGATTTATTTGGAGAGGTATTCGCATGTACTAGACTACATAAAAGTAATGTTACAGTAACCACAACATCTTCTTGCGAAGTTTTATTTATAAAGTTTAAAAGTGTAACTGGTATTTGTTCATCTGCATGTGTATTTCATAATAGGCTTGTTGAAAATATGCTACAATTAATAGCTGAAAAAAACATTTTACTTCACAATAAAATAGAATTACTTTCTCGTAAAACAACTCGCGAGAAATTGCTTATGTATTTTTCAAAACAGATAGAACAAACAGGTAGCCACCAGTTTACAATTCCCTTTTCAAGAAATGAAATGGCTGATTTTTTATGTGTTGACAGAAGTTCTATGTCAAGAGAGCTTGGCAAGATGCGAGATGAAGGCTTGTTATCTTTTAACAAAAATAAATTTGAAATCTTTTATTTTAAAAAATAA
- a CDS encoding amino acid ABC transporter ATP-binding protein codes for MIKVENLHKSFKGTEVLKGINLEISQSEVVAILGSSGTGKSTLLRCLNYLVEPTKGKIMIGDVKVDVEKATKKDITNLRKHTSMVFQNYNLFKNKTALENVMEALIVVHKKSKKEAREISLKLIDKVGMLDRKDFYPSKLSGGQQQRIGIARAMAVNPNVILFDEPTSALDPELVGEVLSVIKSLAKEGITMLIVTHEINFAKEVADKIIFMDNGVIAEEGTPDEIFNNPKNERTAKFLNIIRKEEVFS; via the coding sequence ATGATAAAAGTAGAAAATTTACATAAAAGTTTTAAAGGGACAGAAGTTCTTAAAGGTATAAATTTAGAGATAAGTCAAAGTGAAGTAGTAGCTATACTTGGATCATCTGGAACAGGTAAATCTACGTTACTTAGATGTTTAAATTATTTAGTTGAGCCTACAAAAGGAAAGATAATGATTGGTGATGTAAAAGTAGATGTAGAAAAAGCAACAAAAAAAGATATAACCAATTTAAGAAAACATACATCTATGGTGTTTCAAAATTATAACTTATTTAAAAATAAAACAGCATTAGAAAATGTAATGGAGGCATTGATAGTAGTTCATAAAAAGAGTAAGAAAGAAGCTAGAGAAATATCTTTAAAATTAATAGATAAAGTAGGTATGTTGGATAGGAAAGATTTTTATCCATCAAAGTTGTCTGGGGGACAGCAACAAAGGATAGGTATAGCGAGAGCGATGGCAGTAAATCCAAATGTAATATTATTTGATGAGCCTACATCTGCACTTGACCCAGAACTTGTTGGAGAAGTTTTAAGCGTTATAAAATCTCTTGCAAAAGAAGGTATAACGATGCTTATTGTAACTCACGAAATAAATTTTGCAAAAGAAGTTGCTGATAAAATTATATTTATGGATAATGGTGTAATAGCTGAAGAAGGAACTCCTGATGAAATATTTAATAATCCTAAAAATGAAAGAACAGCAAAATTTTTAAATATCATTAGGAAAGAAGAAGTATTTAGTTAA
- a CDS encoding M20 metallopeptidase family protein, whose translation MIETKIKSIALKNREKIIKIRRQIHSNPELAFKEYKTSKLIKEELNKLNIEYINIAGTGVLATIKGKNNGGKTILLRADMDALPIKEENDLEFKSINDNMHACGHDAHVSWLLGTAMILNDIKEELNGNVKLLFQPGEEKGGSDIVIKENVLEGVDALATGHCWPTIESGKIGIARNCAMAATNTFEITIIGKGGHGAEPHNCIDPIAVGNAVYSSIQQIVSRKIDPVVPVVVSVCSFNSGVSKNIIPDVCTLQGTIRAISKEQVIEVSKILEYIVKNVCKAHGADCKFEKSTGGDAVINDKNMIEIGRESACKILGAENVEIIDFPAMTGEDFAIYMKEKPGLFMYIGVGDKEKNINYRLHSNKFNIDEKCLSIAPSLFSQLTVDYLCQL comes from the coding sequence ATGATTGAAACTAAAATAAAATCCATTGCACTAAAAAATAGAGAAAAAATTATAAAAATAAGACGACAGATACACAGTAATCCAGAGTTAGCATTTAAAGAATATAAAACATCTAAACTTATAAAAGAAGAGCTAAATAAACTTAATATAGAATACATAAATATTGCTGGTACAGGAGTATTAGCTACTATAAAAGGAAAAAATAATGGTGGAAAAACTATATTACTCAGAGCGGATATGGATGCTCTTCCAATCAAAGAGGAAAATGATTTAGAATTTAAATCAATAAATGATAATATGCATGCTTGTGGGCATGATGCACATGTTTCATGGTTGTTAGGAACAGCAATGATTTTAAATGACATAAAAGAAGAATTGAATGGAAATGTAAAATTACTATTTCAACCTGGCGAAGAAAAAGGTGGTTCTGATATTGTAATTAAAGAAAATGTACTTGAAGGTGTGGATGCATTAGCGACTGGTCATTGTTGGCCAACTATTGAGTCAGGAAAAATTGGAATCGCTAGAAATTGTGCTATGGCAGCGACTAATACTTTTGAAATAACAATAATTGGCAAGGGTGGGCATGGAGCAGAGCCTCATAATTGTATAGACCCAATTGCAGTTGGAAATGCAGTATATTCATCCATTCAACAGATAGTTTCAAGAAAAATTGACCCAGTTGTACCTGTAGTAGTGTCTGTTTGTTCTTTTAATTCTGGTGTTTCTAAAAATATAATACCAGATGTATGTACACTTCAAGGGACTATTAGAGCGATAAGCAAGGAACAAGTAATTGAAGTAAGTAAAATTCTAGAATATATAGTAAAAAATGTATGTAAAGCACATGGAGCAGATTGCAAATTTGAAAAGAGTACAGGAGGAGATGCTGTTATAAATGACAAAAACATGATAGAGATAGGAAGAGAAAGTGCTTGCAAAATACTTGGAGCTGAAAATGTTGAAATAATTGATTTTCCTGCAATGACAGGTGAGGATTTTGCTATTTATATGAAAGAAAAACCTGGTTTATTTATGTATATAGGTGTAGGAGATAAAGAAAAAAATATAAATTACAGATTGCATAGTAACAAGTTTAATATAGATGAAAAATGTCTTAGTATAGCACCTTCATTATTTTCACAACTTACAGTAGATTATTTATGTCAACTATAG
- a CDS encoding amino acid ABC transporter substrate-binding protein, translating to MIKRNIIKCLVAVLSLTFVITGCSKKEEVKNEKVITVASSNSADPYSYVDNGEHKGFEVDMWKEIGKRSGYKIKMEPTGFSSIFGMLDSGKVDVAANFFGMSKERLEKYDASIPYGSDSVCIAVKDGNNEINKLEDLKGKVVAVSEGSQGQQVATSVNKDNLFQEKVYGDGTSGLQDLDLGRVSAWIDAELTIVGDAKKANMKVRVLDKKLSATNIAYFFKKNDDKSKTIKEDVNKAIEEMLADGTVKKISEKWFGMDVSADIQK from the coding sequence ATGATAAAAAGAAATATTATAAAATGTTTAGTGGCAGTTTTATCGTTAACGTTTGTAATTACTGGTTGTTCAAAAAAAGAGGAAGTAAAGAATGAAAAAGTTATAACTGTAGCTTCATCTAATTCAGCTGACCCATATTCTTATGTTGATAATGGTGAGCATAAGGGTTTTGAAGTTGACATGTGGAAAGAGATTGGTAAAAGAAGTGGATATAAGATAAAAATGGAACCAACAGGTTTTAGTTCTATATTTGGTATGTTAGATTCTGGTAAAGTTGATGTGGCAGCCAACTTCTTTGGAATGTCTAAAGAAAGATTAGAAAAATACGATGCTTCTATACCTTATGGTTCTGATTCTGTGTGTATAGCTGTAAAAGATGGAAATAACGAAATTAATAAGCTTGAAGATTTAAAGGGAAAAGTTGTAGCAGTTTCAGAAGGTTCTCAAGGTCAACAGGTTGCAACTAGTGTTAATAAAGATAATTTGTTTCAAGAAAAGGTTTACGGTGATGGAACTAGTGGTCTTCAAGATTTAGATTTGGGAAGAGTTAGTGCATGGATTGATGCAGAGCTTACTATTGTGGGAGACGCTAAAAAAGCTAATATGAAAGTAAGAGTATTAGATAAAAAATTATCAGCTACTAATATAGCATACTTCTTTAAGAAAAACGATGATAAATCTAAAACGATAAAAGAAGATGTAAACAAAGCAATAGAAGAAATGCTTGCAGATGGAACAGTGAAAAAAATATCTGAAAAATGGTTTGGAATGGATGTAAGTGCTGATATACAAAAATAA
- a CDS encoding amino acid ABC transporter permease — MAFNMKYFLELFPTIMKSFNVTVILAISSLVFSLIIGTIVALSSYYKVKVLNQICKVYVSIFRGTPLMPQLFFLYFGLAYMSDFVKNMDPVFATSIVLSLNMGAYMSETIRASILSIDTGQIEAAYAMGLTNLQTMKRIVIPQAVRVALPSLFNNFIDLIKGSSVAFVVGVNDIMGAAKSQGALSFKFFEVYGAVMVIYWCIITPLGWGQKKLEKKISNY; from the coding sequence ATGGCTTTTAATATGAAATATTTTTTAGAATTATTTCCAACAATAATGAAATCGTTCAATGTAACTGTGATTTTGGCAATAAGTTCATTAGTATTTTCATTAATTATAGGTACAATAGTAGCGTTATCATCTTATTACAAAGTGAAAGTATTGAATCAAATATGTAAAGTATATGTATCTATTTTTAGAGGTACACCTCTTATGCCACAGTTATTCTTTTTATATTTTGGACTAGCATATATGAGTGATTTTGTTAAAAATATGGACCCAGTATTTGCAACATCTATAGTACTTAGTTTAAATATGGGAGCTTATATGTCTGAAACGATAAGGGCATCTATACTTTCAATTGATACAGGTCAGATAGAAGCAGCATATGCAATGGGATTAACAAATTTACAAACAATGAAAAGGATAGTGATACCACAGGCCGTAAGAGTTGCACTGCCATCATTATTCAATAATTTTATAGATTTAATTAAAGGGTCTTCTGTAGCTTTTGTTGTTGGAGTAAATGATATAATGGGTGCTGCCAAATCACAAGGAGCGTTGAGTTTTAAGTTTTTTGAAGTGTATGGAGCAGTTATGGTAATTTACTGGTGTATAATAACTCCTTTAGGTTGGGGGCAAAAAAAATTAGAAAAGAAAATAAGCAATTATTAA
- a CDS encoding amino acid ABC transporter permease, protein MSNFNFEFCLSIFPFLIKALGITILISIVAFFLSILLGVILAFFTQTKSKVLQYITRVYVSFFRGTPLLIQIFFFYFGFPMIFSFMKDCSPYLAIVICLGVNSSAYMAEIIRASIESVDKGQQEACYAFGLSKYQSMVKIILPQAATSAVPPIVSCTLDIIKGSSLGLTIGIQDLMGVAQVEAASSFKYFEIYMITILIYWAVSIILSNIQSKVEKRIRRAY, encoded by the coding sequence ATGAGTAATTTTAATTTTGAATTTTGTCTAAGTATATTTCCATTTTTGATTAAAGCATTGGGAATAACAATACTAATATCTATTGTTGCATTTTTTTTATCAATATTATTAGGTGTAATACTTGCCTTTTTCACACAGACAAAATCAAAAGTTTTACAATACATAACAAGAGTGTATGTTTCATTCTTTAGAGGAACACCACTTTTAATTCAAATATTTTTCTTTTATTTTGGATTTCCAATGATATTTTCTTTTATGAAAGATTGTTCACCTTATTTAGCAATAGTAATTTGTTTAGGTGTAAATTCATCTGCATATATGGCTGAAATTATACGAGCATCTATTGAGAGTGTTGATAAAGGACAACAGGAAGCATGTTATGCTTTTGGGTTAAGTAAATATCAGTCAATGGTTAAAATAATTCTACCTCAAGCAGCTACATCTGCAGTACCTCCTATTGTAAGCTGTACACTGGACATAATTAAAGGTTCTTCTTTAGGTTTAACTATAGGAATACAAGATTTAATGGGAGTAGCTCAAGTAGAGGCTGCTTCAAGTTTTAAATATTTTGAGATATATATGATAACGATATTAATTTACTGGGCAGTATCTATAATATTGAGTAATATACAAAGCAAAGTTGAAAAAAGAATAAGAAGAGCATATTAG